GGGCGATGGCAACCCGTCCGACAAAGCACCGCAGATTCTTGGCGGCCTGAGCCAGATCGTGCAGACCGGCACGCCGGGCGAGGTGTCGCACTACAACATCATGCCCGTGTTCAACATCTATGCCTCGAACGAGGGGCTGGACCTTGGCGCCGTCTCGCGTGAGGTCGAGCGCGTGGTGGATGAAACCCGCAAGGAACTGCCGCAGGGCTCGAGCCTGACCATCTACGGCCAGGCCTCGACCATGAACGGGGCCTATACCCAGCTGATCGGCGGCCTCGCGATGTCGATTTTGCTGGTGTACCTGATCATTGTCGTCAACTTCCAGTCGTGGCTTGACCCGTTCATCATCATCACAGCACTCCCCGGCGCACTTGGCGGCATTGCGTGGGCGCTGTTCCTCACGCACACGGCGCTGTCGGTTCCGGCGCTGACGGGGGCGATCATGTGCATGGGCACGGCCACGGCCAACTCCATCCTTGTCGTGTCGTTTGCGCGTGAGCGGATGGATGTGCATGGCGATGCGGTGAAAGCCGCGATCGAGGCGGGCTACGAGCGTATCCGCCCGGTGCTGATGACGGCTTCGGCCATGATCATCGGCATGCTGCCCATGTCGCTGAGCAATTCACAGAATGCGCCGCTCGGGCGTGCGGTGATGGGGGGGCTGCTGGTGGCCACCTGCGCCACGCTGCTGTTCGTGCCGTGCGTGTTTGCGCTGATCCATTCCAGAAAGTCCAAGAAAGCCGCCGTCGGCGAAGGAGAACACGCATGACCGCCTCAGGGGAAAACCAGACGCCGCGCATGTCCAGGCGTGGGCGGCTGTACGTGACCCTTGGCGGGGTTGTGGTGGCTGCCATCGTTGCCGGGGGCATTCTTGAGCGGCGCATCCATGTCTCCAACCTCAGGGAGGCGGCGCAGGATGCCGCCATCCCGCGCGTGCAGGTCATCACGGCTGAAAAAGGCCCCACCACCCGCACGCTCGACCTGCCGGGCAACATCTCGGCATGGTACCAGGCGCCGATCTATGCGCAGGTCTCGGGCTATGTGCAGATGTGGTACAAGGATATCGGCGCCAAGGTGAAGGCTGGCGAGATTCTCGCCACCATCGATACGCCGGGCCTTGATGCGCAATACGCGGCTTCAAAAGCCAATTTCGATGTGGCGATGGCGCGTTACCGCCTTGCACAGATCACGGCCAAGCGCTGGCGCGCGCTGCAGGGCACGCAGGCCGTCTCGCAGCAGGAGGTGGACGTGCAGGCCGCCGATGCCGAGGCGCGTCAGGCCGAGGTGGAGGCCGCCCGCCACGAAGTCTCGCGCTATGCGGCCCTGATCGGGTTCAAGCAGCTTGTCGCCCCCTTTGATGGCGTGGTCACCACCCGCCTTGCCGATGTGGGCGACTACGTGAACGCGGGCGGCGGCGATGTTTCCTCACGCGGCACGGCCACCGAGCTGTTCAGCGTGGCCGATGTGCACCGTATGCGCGTGTTCGTATCCGTGCCGCAGGATTATGCCGATATCATCAGCCCCAAGCTCGAGGGTGATGTGTCGGTGCCGCAATATCCTGGCCGGGTGTTCAAGGCCAAGTTCCTCGCCACCGCCAAGGCGTTCAACGCAGGCACCCGCACCGTGACCACCGAACTGGTGGTCGATAATGACAAGCGCGAGCTGTGGCCGGATTCTTACGCCAATGTACACTTTGTCGCACCCGGCGATCCCGATATCCTGATAGTGCCTGAAGGCGCGCTCGTATTCCGCGCGCAGGGCATGCAGGTGGCGATCGTGGACAAGGACGACCGCATCCGCCTGCGCAACGTAACGGTGGGGACGAACCTGGGTACCAAAGTGCAGATTCTGGCGGGCATCGGCCCGCAGGACCGGATTGTGAACAACCCCTCGGCAGGGCTGCTGGAAGGCCAGAAGGTCTATCTGGTCGGGTCAACGCCCGGCTATAACGACGCTGGCGCCACGGCGTCGACCGCCGTGGGCAAGGGAGATGACGTGCGGGCCATGCCAGCAGGAGACAGCAGTGCAAGTGACGCGGGAGTGCGTCAATGAGTGCAGCGCCGCGCAGCCGGTCACGCCATATCCTGTCCCGTCGCATGCTTTCGCGCCGTATGCTTTCTCTGGCCGGATGCGCCGCCCTTGCGGGCAGCCTGGCCGGGTGCGTGGATCTGGCGCCCAAATACCGCCACGAGCATTATCTTCTGCCCGATAACTGGAAGGGCGACAGCCTGATGCAGTACGGCACGCCGCAGGATGGCGCGCCGCGTGGGGACTGGTGGAGCGTCTTCAACGACTCCACCCTCGATGACCTCGAGGACCGCGCCAGCCGCATGAACCCCAACCTGCAGGCCGATGCGGAAACCTTCACCCAGGCGCGTGACATCGCCGCCGAGGCGCAATCCAACCTGTATCCGCAGATATCGGGCAACGCCGGGGCGTCGAACAACCAGGCCTCCAATCACAGGCTGTGGCGTGGCATGGGCTCGACAGGGCCGATCTACATGTCATCCGAGCAGTACAGCGCCACGGCGCGCTGGGAGCCGGATTTCTGGTCGGCCATCCGTAACCGCAGGCGGGTGCAGCAGCGCATGGCGCAGGCGGCAGCGGCAGATTTTGCGGTGGCCCGGCTGAGCATCCAGTCAGAGCTGGCCAATGACTACATGCAACTGCGCGGCATGGACGCGCAGCACGCCGTCTATCTCGACTCGATCCGCTACTACCAGACCGCCGTGCAGATTACGAAAATGCGGCAGGCGGGCGCGATCGCGGCAGGCATTGACGTGTCGCGCGCACAGACACAGCTTTCCTCTACCCAGGCGGCCGATACCGACCTGCAGGCCCATCGCGCGGTGATGGAGCATGCCATTGCCATCCTGTGCAACGTGGCGCCTTCCAGCTTCCATATCGCGCCGCGTGCGCAGATCAGCTTCCCCAAGGTAAAGACTCCGGTAGGCCTGCCCTCGACCCTGCTGGAGCGGCGGCCCGACATTGCCAGCGCCGAGCGGCACATGGCGGCGGCCAACCGGGCCATCGGCATTTCACGCGCGGCGTTTTATCCGCACGTGACCTTTAGCGCGATGGCCGGCTTCATGGATAACGGCTTCACGCTCGATAAGATCGCCAACGGCATGTACAATTATGCCGCCCAGGCGGTGCTGCCACTGTTCCAGGGGGGGCTGCGGCGTGCGGAGCTGCAACGCAACTGGTCGCAGTACCGGCAGTCCGAAGACCAGTACCGCGCCACCGTGCTCGATGCCTTCAAGGACGTTGAAGACGGGCTGAGCATGACGCATGACCTCAATATCGAGGCAGGCCAGCAGGCCGAGGCCGTGCAGGCCTCCATGCGCACGCAGAACATGACAATGCAGCTCTATACCGGTGGCCTGACCAATTACCTTGATGTGGTGGTGGCGCAGGTTGCGGCCCTTCAGGCCCGTATTGCCGAGGTGCAGGTCGAGACCCGCTACATGCAGGCGCAGGTGGAACTCATCCGCTCGCTCGGTGGCGGCTGGAGCACGGCCGAGCTGCCCAATAACAAGCAGATCCGCCCGTTTGATGTCATGCAGTATAACCATCTGCGCATGCCCAAGGCTGTCAGCGGGGTCAGCGTCGATAACGGCCCCGAGTCCTTTGACCTGTCCGGCAGCGGATTTCATGACAAAGACTTGACAGGCACCCCAAAACAGCGGTAGGTGCGCGCCTCTTATCGGAACGCGGGAGGTCGCCCGCCCTGTCCATGCGGGCAGACGGGTGGCCACCAGAACCGCGGTCCGGGTGAAACAGTCAGGAGCCCCGGATATGGCCAAAAAAATCGTTGGCTACATCAAGCTGCAAATCCCCGCCGGCAAGGCGAATCCGTCACCGCCGGTTGGTCCGGCACTCGGTCAGCGCGGCCTGAACATCATGCAGTTCTGCAAGGAGTTCAACGCCAAGACGCAGGGCCTCGAGCCCGGCATGCCGATCCCGGTCGTGATTACCGCCTATGCCGACCGTACGTTCAGCTTCATTACCAAGACCCCGCCGAACACCTACTTCCTGATGAAGGCTGCCAAGATCTCCAAGGGCAGCTCGACCGTAGGCAAGGCTGCGAGCGTTGGTAAGGTGACCATTGCGCAGCTGCGCGAGATTGCCGAGACGAAGCAGAAAGACATGAACGCCAACGACATCGACGGCGCCGTGCGCATGCTGGCAGGTTCTGCCCGCTCCATGGGCCTCGACGTGGTGGAGGGCTGATTACAATGGCAAAGAACAAGCGTCTGACCGCAGCCCGCGCCGCAGTCGATTCCACCAAGCAGTATGGCCTCGATGAGGCGATCAGCCTGATCAAGAACAACGCCAAGGCGAAGTTCGACGAGACGGTCGAGATCTCCATGAACCTCGGCATCGACCCGCGTCATGCCGACCAGATGGTCCGTGGCCTGCTGTCCCTGCCCAACGGCACGGGCAAGACCCTGCGCGTTGGCGTATTCGCCCGTGGCCCCAAGGCCGAGGAAGCGAAGGCAGCCGGTGCCGACGTGGTTGGCGCGGAAGACCTCGCCGAGAAGGTGCAGGCTGGCGAGATCAACTTCGACCGCTGCATTGCGACGCCGGACATGATGGCGCTCGTGGGCCGTCTGGGCAAGATCCTCGGCCCGCGTGGCCTGATGCCCAACCCCAAGCTGGGCACCGTGACCATGGACGTGAAGGGCGCGGTCTCCGCAGCCAAGTCCGGCCAGGTTGAATACCGCGCTGAAAAGGCCGGTATCGTGCATGCAGGCGTTGGCAAGGCTTCGTTTGACGAATCCAAGCTTGCCGAGAACATCCGCGCCTTCGTGGATGCCGTGCAGAAGGCCCGCCCCACGGGTGCCAAGGGCACATACGTGAAGAAGATCGCCCTGTCCTCCACCATGGGGCCGG
This is a stretch of genomic DNA from Komagataeibacter xylinus. It encodes these proteins:
- a CDS encoding efflux RND transporter periplasmic adaptor subunit, producing MTASGENQTPRMSRRGRLYVTLGGVVVAAIVAGGILERRIHVSNLREAAQDAAIPRVQVITAEKGPTTRTLDLPGNISAWYQAPIYAQVSGYVQMWYKDIGAKVKAGEILATIDTPGLDAQYAASKANFDVAMARYRLAQITAKRWRALQGTQAVSQQEVDVQAADAEARQAEVEAARHEVSRYAALIGFKQLVAPFDGVVTTRLADVGDYVNAGGGDVSSRGTATELFSVADVHRMRVFVSVPQDYADIISPKLEGDVSVPQYPGRVFKAKFLATAKAFNAGTRTVTTELVVDNDKRELWPDSYANVHFVAPGDPDILIVPEGALVFRAQGMQVAIVDKDDRIRLRNVTVGTNLGTKVQILAGIGPQDRIVNNPSAGLLEGQKVYLVGSTPGYNDAGATASTAVGKGDDVRAMPAGDSSASDAGVRQ
- a CDS encoding efflux transporter outer membrane subunit, with translation MSAAPRSRSRHILSRRMLSRRMLSLAGCAALAGSLAGCVDLAPKYRHEHYLLPDNWKGDSLMQYGTPQDGAPRGDWWSVFNDSTLDDLEDRASRMNPNLQADAETFTQARDIAAEAQSNLYPQISGNAGASNNQASNHRLWRGMGSTGPIYMSSEQYSATARWEPDFWSAIRNRRRVQQRMAQAAAADFAVARLSIQSELANDYMQLRGMDAQHAVYLDSIRYYQTAVQITKMRQAGAIAAGIDVSRAQTQLSSTQAADTDLQAHRAVMEHAIAILCNVAPSSFHIAPRAQISFPKVKTPVGLPSTLLERRPDIASAERHMAAANRAIGISRAAFYPHVTFSAMAGFMDNGFTLDKIANGMYNYAAQAVLPLFQGGLRRAELQRNWSQYRQSEDQYRATVLDAFKDVEDGLSMTHDLNIEAGQQAEAVQASMRTQNMTMQLYTGGLTNYLDVVVAQVAALQARIAEVQVETRYMQAQVELIRSLGGGWSTAELPNNKQIRPFDVMQYNHLRMPKAVSGVSVDNGPESFDLSGSGFHDKDLTGTPKQR
- the rplK gene encoding 50S ribosomal protein L11, producing the protein MAKKIVGYIKLQIPAGKANPSPPVGPALGQRGLNIMQFCKEFNAKTQGLEPGMPIPVVITAYADRTFSFITKTPPNTYFLMKAAKISKGSSTVGKAASVGKVTIAQLREIAETKQKDMNANDIDGAVRMLAGSARSMGLDVVEG
- the rplA gene encoding 50S ribosomal protein L1, whose product is MAKNKRLTAARAAVDSTKQYGLDEAISLIKNNAKAKFDETVEISMNLGIDPRHADQMVRGLLSLPNGTGKTLRVGVFARGPKAEEAKAAGADVVGAEDLAEKVQAGEINFDRCIATPDMMALVGRLGKILGPRGLMPNPKLGTVTMDVKGAVSAAKSGQVEYRAEKAGIVHAGVGKASFDESKLAENIRAFVDAVQKARPTGAKGTYVKKIALSSTMGPGVTVDVAAFTAG